From Fundulus heteroclitus isolate FHET01 chromosome 14, MU-UCD_Fhet_4.1, whole genome shotgun sequence, the proteins below share one genomic window:
- the rgp1 gene encoding RAB6A-GEF complex partner protein 2 has protein sequence MIEVVASMARGPVFLAGELLECLITFTNPMSHLSTSASSEMLAWASAQIHCQFHASENRVALPSQGNKQDVQADSDTVLIPSRGERGQCVLDTPPKILFCDLRLDPGESKTYSYSEVVPVDGPPSFRGQAVKYVYKLTIGCQRVNSPIKLLRVPFRVLVLQGMPEPPFPQDEEVCPSNPFLEEEEASRRDARALERALDMLMVTTSRRCPHMFNITNTRGKVAKFCIFKTVYRLGEDIIGTFNFSEGDIPCLQYSVSLQSEEEIQQQYQRRPGQAVSVTGHGRHLESCLHTASSHFSLPIPLNVTPGFSTDVVTLRWRLHFEFVTAREPMELPTVLQNQSEVTVWAGAEHVDVDTFSWNLPIKVLPTNPALASYVSQFTGTNSISI, from the exons ATGATCGAGGTGGTGGCCTCCATGGCCCGGGGCCCCGTGTTCCTGGCCGGGGAGCTCCTGGAGTGCCTCATAACCTTCACTAACCCGATGTCCCACCTCTCCACCTCCGCCAGCAG CGAGATGCTGGCGTGGGCCAGCGCCCAGATCCACTGCCAGTTCCACGCCAGCGAGAACAGAGTGGCCCTGCCGTCTCAGGGCAACAAGCAGGACGTCCAGGCTGACAGCGACACCGTGCTGATTCCCAGCAGAG GAGAACGAGGGCAGTGTGTGCTGGACACACCTCCTAAGATATTATTCTGCGATCTGCGCCTTGACCCCGGAGAAAGCAAAACTT ATTCCTACAGCGAGGTGGTTCCCGTCGATGGACCTCCTAGTTTTCGCGGCCAGGCTGTGAAGTACGTCTACAAACTGACCATCGGCTGTCAACGAGTCAACTCTCCCATCAAGTTGCTCCGGGTTCCCTTCAGAGTCTTGGTTCTGCAGG GAATGCCCGAGCCTCCGTTTCCCCAGGATGAAGAAGTTTGTCCCTCCAACCCTtttctggaggaggaggaagcgaGCCGCCGGGATGCAAGGGCCTTGGAGAGGGCGCTGGACATGCTGATGGTCACCACCTCGAGACGGTGCCCTC ACATGTTTAATATCACCAACACGCGAGGAAAAGTGGCAAAGTTCTGCATCTTCAAGACCGTCTACAGACTCGGGGAGGACATCATTGGCACTTTCAACTTCTCCGAGGGAGACATTCCCTGCCTGCAG TATTCGGTAAGCCTTCAGAGCGAGgaggagatccagcagcagtATCAGCGGCGACCGGGACAGGCCGTCAGCGTGACTGGACACGGGCGACACCTGGAGTCCTGCCTCCACACCGCCTCCAGCCACTTCTCTCTGCCCATACCGCTCAACGTCACGCCGGGCTTCAGCACAGACGTCG TGACCCTGAGGTGGCGGCTGCACTTTGAATTCGTCACGGCCCGCGAGCCAATGGAACTGCCCACCGTTCTGCAGAACCAATCAGAGGTCACCGTCTGGGCCGGGGCGGAGCACGTGGACGTGGACACCTTCAGCTGGAACCTGCCCATCAAAGTGCTGCCGACGAACCCGGCGCTGGCGTCCTACGTGTCCCAGTTCACCGGAACCAACAGCATCAGCATCTGA
- the LOC105918807 gene encoding prostate-associated microseminoprotein has product MKMELAVVNWVVAAAGFLLFWAGGGSAAPLECHFNSRALCEFEGRQYALGETWMDNACMQCTCLHPVGVGCCETVHRPVDFPAWCEVRVEPATCKVFLVQTADPRLPCSPGETDKDPSHGSLQLQLHGGVRTETNNSLTYT; this is encoded by the exons ATGAAGATGGAGCTCGCCGTGGTTAACTGGGTGGTTGCAGCTGCAGGGTTTCTTCTGTTCTGGGCCGGTGGTGGTTCTGCAGCTCCACTGGAGTGCCACTTCAATTCCAGAG CTCTGTGTGAGTTTGAGGGGAGGCAGTATGCCCTGGGGGAGACCTGGATGGACAACGCCTGCATGCAGTGCACCTGTCTGCACCCTGTTGGCGTCGGTTGCTGCGAGAC GGTGCATCGACCGGTGGACTTCCCAGCCTGGTGTGAGGTGAGGGTGGAGCCAGCGACCTGCAAAGTGTTTCTGGTGCAGACGGCCGACCCTCGCCTGCCGTGCTCCCCGGGTGAAACAGACAAGGACCCCAGCCATGGGTCgctccagctgcagctccatGGGGGGGTGCGCACAGAGACCAACAACAGCTTAACCTACACCTAA